The Bacillus sp. FJAT-27916 genomic interval AGCAAGAAATCCAAGGGGACATCTGTGGACCTATCTGTGAAGCAGCTCAGCCAAAAGGCTGGAAAGGTTTATGTAAGTATCACAAGATCAGGGCTGCTTGGAAGTTCAAAGACAGCTATCTCGTATAAGGCGGAACCATCCGCTCCGCTGAAGGCTAGTCAAATCAAGGTGAAAAACAATAAAGGTAAATCTGATACGATCACCGTTAAAAGCATTAAAAAAGGTGATACCATTAAGGTCTATAACAAAGCGAGCGGCGGCAAGCTCCTCGTTTCCAAGAAATCAGCTGGAACTTCGACGACCCTTTCTGTTAAACAATTAGGGAAGAAGGCAGGAAGTGTATATGTTTCTGTCACGAAGAGCGGGCTGCGCGAGAGCTCCAAAGTAAAGATGTCTTACAAAAAGGAATAGGCCCGATTCAGGCAGCCATCTATGTTCATTGAATCTAGATGACTGCTTTTTTATCGTTAATCAATCGATTGATTAATAATCAAGTTGGAAATAATAAGGATAATCTATCACAAACTCATTTACGCTAGGAGAAAATTCCTATAGGATATTACTATGAATAATCTAAACAAGAAGCTAATCATACGTATCGTTTTTGCCTTATTAATTATCGGGATTATCTTCTACTCCTCCTCACAGCCGTATTCTGAGCAGAATCTGCAGCCGCTGATTAGCGAGAAGGTGCAGCTGCCTGACGCGATTGTATCCCTGCTCTCGAAGGTTGAATTTACCTATGCGGGTCATATTGTCAGTGTGGAGACGAAGGGAGTTCCTGGATTCATTGAGTTCTTCATTCGGAAGGGAGCTCATTTCAGTATTTATCTTGTCCTTTCCGTTTTTGTGGCAAGTATCTTACATATTTGGATGAAGAGGAAGCCGCTTAAGCTTGCGGCCCTGACAATTCTATTTGTGTTTCTGTATGCCTGCTCGGATGAGTGGCATCAATCCTTTAACGGGGAACGGACACCGCTCTTTCAGGACGTAATCATTGATACGGTCGGCGGGATTTGCGGTGTGTTGCTCTTTCTGCTGTGGAGCAGGAGGAGGAAGCAAAATACATGATGAAAGAACAGCTGGGGCTGTTCTTTTTTCATATGCCCAATCAGGCTCGCAAACTGTCGCATATGATAAAGGTGAGGCAGGGACAAGCAGGAGGGAAGAGATGTGGATTTTATGAAACCGGCTTTAGGCAGCTGTATCCGCGGGTTTGAGCTCGGAGTCCATGAGGCAATCGATATCGCCGCACCGGGGAATGTGTCTGTCAAAGCTTCTGCCGATGGCGTCATAAGTCGTTCATACTACTGCCAAACATATGGAGAAACCATCTTCATCGTTCACCATATTGGCGGGGAGATTTATGAATCCATCTACACCCATATGCGGCCGCGATCGCGTAAATTCAGCGTGGGAGAGAGCATAAAGCAGGGGACCATTATTGGCTACATGGGTTCAACCGGTCATACGGAGGTTCAGCATCTGCATTTTGAGATACACAAGGGAAGATGGAATCAGGAGAAGAAGAATGCCGTCAATCCACTGGATTATATGGACAAGTCATTGCCGAAACCATTTGAGCGCACCTTTATAATGCTGCCGCCTGATGAAAACGAATGGCCCATCTATTCGATTGAGCAAGAGGCATCATCAGGCAATGAAATCGGCATGCTTCATCCAGCTGAGTATGGCGGACTGATTTATGAGGTCATTGCCAACCCAGAGCCGGACGTGTACAGCATTAAAACGGATGAAGCAGGGGTCGTGAATGTAAGGGGTATGGATGCAATGGGCGTCAGGGTCTTTAAGATGTGAATGAAAAAACCGATCACAGGGCGTGATCGGTTTCTTTTTGTTTTTCTTCGTCAATTAATTTAAGAAGGTTTTTTCGTCCATCTTCTAGTAGTGGTAGATAATTATAATCTTCTATGAGCTCAAATATAGTGGCTGCTTTGTCTAAGGTTGATAACGCATCTTGATAACGCCCTATTTTTTCATAGTTGAAACATAAATGATAATGCAACTCCCCTAATGGATAGAGATTGTCCTTTTCTAAACAATGTTTAATACCCATCTTGCAGTAGAAAATAGACTCTTCAAAGTTGCCGTCTTTAGCGTATACTCTGGCTAAGTTATAACAAAGCCTTGGAAGTATTGTATTGTCACTGATAAAAACAACTTGTTTTATATGCTCAAGAGCTTGCAGCAAAGTTTCTAAGGATTCATGTTGCCGTCCTTCATCTGCATAAATAGACCCGATGGTGATGAGCAGTTCAATTTCTCTCTCAGACCAAATCTTATCATTCGTATGTGTCTTATTGATGGCATCCCATAGAATTTCTCTTGCCTTTTCTGAATCCTCATATACAGCATGCTGATATATGGCTTTATGCCAGAGGATCATTTGTAGATTACGATTATTTTGAGTGAATAAGGGGTTTTTCTCCTCTAAGCTTATGATCCTTTCTATGTCCTCAAAATTCCAACTTCTCCTTGCTAATCTTAGCTGGCGAATGACCTCATTAACATAATCAATTCTAGGAGTGGATCCGATTTCAAAGAAATAGTTCACATCAACACCTAGCTTTTTTGAAATTAAATACAGGGTGTTTGCATAGGGGAATACATCCCCTTTTTCTATTTTACTGATCTGTGCTTGGGTACATATGCCCTCAGCTAGTTCCTCTTGTGATAGCTTTAAAGATTTTCTTAGCTCTCTAATCCTTTGTCCGATAACAGAGAAATCCATATGTGCCCCCCTCTCTGAAAAAATATGCCTATAGTTATAATTAAGTCGATAAGCTTACGTTTTGAAGAGATTAAAATCTATTTTGTATCTAAAGTCCCTGTTTTTTCAACTTCAATGCATTTATATAATATGATTAAATGGTATTAGATGGTGTATATACCAATTATACTCATGATATTAATTATGAAAAGGAGAAATTGCATGAAAACGAAAGTTAAAATTTTTGGTGTAAGCTTACTTAGTATTGCAGTTTTGGCAATATTAATTGTGATTAATTCTAATGATAAATCATTAGGTACTGTAGAAGAAGCTACAATTCAATCACAATCTAGTGTTGGCAACCAACTGGCAAGAGATCTTCCATTTCCTCCTTGGGTATTTAGCATTGGCAATGAAGTGGCAGTAGATCTTCCATTTCCTCCTTGGGTTTTCAGTCCAGGAAAAGAGATGCCAGCCAAACCTACAGACTCTCAGAAAGCATTTGATCATATCAGAGCGATTGGTTAATGCACTCTATATGTAATACAAACAGGGGATCTTGCCTAGGGTCCGCTGTTTTTATTATTTCTATAGAATAATTACCTATTATATTTACTATACGCATTCCTCCTTTCAATTTCTTGAGATTTTATACTCATTTCATGTAGAAATGTAGAAAATATTACATAATGAATTATTTTTAGTGGGTTATTGCGCTTAAAAAAGAGCAGCTATCAGGAGATGCTGCTACTTTTTGTCTGTATTGGTTTGTAGGCCTACGTCTTCTGAGACGAGGTCAATGGTGATTTCTTCATCGCTGTTCCATAGGACGACGGTTTCGGTTTTCTTGATTTTGGTGCCCTGTCCCTTGGTGGCGGCCTCAACGGTGTATTCTCCAGGGAGAAGGGGACCTACTTTCTTTTCGCATGATTTTTTCGTTGTTTCGGTGACTTTTTCGCCATTAATTTTGATGACGGCATCCTCGGCATTTGTGCAGACGGTTAGGTAGACAGGCTCGATTTCGATTGAGTAGGTGTCAGGGAGGATGAGGTGATCCTCTTTCTTGAGTGTTAGGAAGCCTTCAATCTTTTCGGCTGATGTGGCGTCGTTTGCTGAGACGCTGTCTTGTTCATCATAATACCTGGATTGCTCTTGCAGAACGGTTAGGATTGATTGCGCGTATTCAGGATTCTCTTGGAGGTAGCTCATGAGTGCCTTTGTGTTCGTCTCGTCAATTTGAAGTTTTTGATTGGATGAGGTCAGCACCTTGGATAGAACGGAACTGTCTTGCTGTTTGAATGCGGTTTCAACCTGTTCGATTAAGTCATCTTTCGTAAGAGGGCGTTCAATTAAATAGATGGATATACATATAATAAGTGCACAAGCCGTAATCAGGCCTTTTTGGAGTTTAGATAATGGGAGTTTTCTCAATTCCCAATCACCACCTTTAGGCTTAGGTATTTGGGTTTGGTTCTATACTATTTACTATATCGGTAAATTGTTTAACATTTCAAACAATATTTATGAGACTTATCCATTTTTCGATAAACATTAGTGGCCAGACCAGTTGAAGCCCTTACAACATGTATATTGTCCTGATACCCGTTATAGACTTAATCAATCGTTTGATTAATAAAAAGCATAAAAAAAATCACCCGCTTTTAGCGAGGTGAGAGGGTGGGTCAATCGTATGAGAGGAGATGAGGGGGAAATTGGTATGAGGACGTTTCTCCATTGGGAATATATCCGGACTCCTTCAGGCAGAGCGACGTTTGCTAATGGCATTTAAGATAAATAATTTCTCCTGCCGGGAAAGCATTCTCCAGCTGCCTGCGCTGATCTTCATCACTTACGCCTCCTTCTGTTTTAAGTTTGTACTCTCTTTATACCGTAAAAATTCCTATCTGAAACAGAACAAATACCTACAAAAAAAGGAAGATAGCGTATCGTTAAACAGCATGTGAGGAGATGTGATAGGGAATGGTGTAAAAGAGGGGCATAACGGTGAGATATGTCGATGAAAAGATAGGAAAATACAGTGTTTTATTCAGTTTATTTCATGAGAAAGACTAGTTGAAGCTTACATATATTTGTAAAATAGAGAGGCAAGGCGCCAAGCTGGATTAAAGGAGCATGCTTATGCAGCATTTTCAGACAGATAAAACATCCTTTATTAGAGGAATGAGGGCAGGATGTCTGTTTTCTATTATTATCTGGGTGTTGATGGGAATCATCCTCTATTTCATTTTGACATAAGGAGACCGCGGGGCAGCGGTCTCTCTATTTATGTATAAAGAAGGAAACAGGTTCATTGTGTTTCGCTGCTGAACCTGATTCCCACGCCAATTAAGGCGACGATTGTACCGGCCGCGACGAGCCAGTTCGACCAAGTGATTAAATTGGTGATGGAGATGGATTTTTCTTCATCCTCCGCTGTTTGCTGCTGTTCGCTTTCTTCCTTATCCTCCTGATTTGCTTGAAGCCTTAATGCGATTGCGAGCACGCCTGATCCAATAGCTTGCATGAGGATGCCGATTGTTTCTAAGGTTTGACCAGGCACGCGGGGGTCTTTATCGAGTTCTTCGGCGAAAATCATGAAGGCCCCGAGCGAGGCTAGGAGGTTTCCTGATACCTCAAGGTTCGTATCCGTCTCCTCTGGAAAGGGAAGGAGGATAGACGAGATAATTTCAAGCATCCCGATAGAGGCAATACCATTACCGGCAGATTCAAGGTTCAACTCATTTTGGCTGTCTGCCAAGAGGGCGAAGCCGAGGGCTTGAAGCTCAAAGCCGACAAGACTAATCTCCTCTAATTGCTCATCCGTTAATAAGGGTGTGGGGGTGGCAGCAGCGGCATCGATGTTCGCACCGAGGGCCAACAGCCAGGAACCAATATACTCTAGAAGCAGGTTTTCTTTCTCCATCTTTCTCCACCTTCTTATTCATCAATACCAAGCTGAAGCTCGTGCATTTCTTCTTTTTGCTGTCCGATTGCAGCGATGACGGCACCGATTGCTTGAATCCATGAACCGACAGCGATTAAGTTCTGCCCTTCTTTTTGGCTTTGGTCATTTTGATTTTGGTCATTTGAGCCATTTTGCTGATTCCATTTCATGTAGGAGCCAACTTGATTTTGTTGGCTGTTCTGTCCATCAGCTTGGTCTTGATTATCATCCTCGTTCGTTTGCTCATTATCGTCCTGGTCTTGCTGGGACCCGGCAGACTGAACTTTAATTCCGATGACTTGAATGACGCTCCCAATGGTTTGGATGACATTCCCGATGAATCCTTCGAGTTGTCCGACAGTCGTGCTGTCCTGCGTCTCATCCACTGCGGCAATTGCACTGCCTAGCGCCTGCAGTAAATTCCCCTGAATATTGAGAGTGGTATCTGTCTCATCAGGGAATTCAATGACAGCAGCGGTGAGGTCCTCGAGTACACCGATGGTTGCAAGCGCATTCCCGATATACTCAAGCGAGAACGGCGTACCTTGCCCCTCAGTCTCTAGTCCACCGCCGACTGCTTGCAGGGCGAGGCCAACCGTATTGAGATTCGCTTGAGCAGAATCAGATAATCGGTCGGTGGGCGTAGATGCGATGGCGCTGATAATATTTCCGGCCGCCTGCATCCACGCCCCCAGTATTTCTTTGTATTGATTTAGTAACACAGATACCACACCCGTCAATAGCTTATCTTTTACAGTGTATTCACCATATGCGAAAGTGGGTGGGTTTTGTTTAAAATCAGCTTGTCCATGATGATTGCAGGCAGATACAATGCCCTACCTGAGGAAGAATGGGGCATTGCCTTGCCCGTATTGAGTTGGCTCTGAACCAGCTTCTTCTTCCTCTGCCTCTTCCTCTAGCTGCTGTCCAATAGCTGCTATGATTGCCCCGAATGCCTGAACCCATGAGCCAAGTGCATTAATGCGCTGGCCATCCTCTTGGTCGGTCAGTTCAATCTTGATGCCAAGGACCGAAATGAAGCAGCCAATCGATTGCAGGGAATTACCGATGATTCCCTCATAGGCTCCTGAGGGCGTTCCATTTATAATCTCATCGTAAGCCTGAAGCGCAGAACCGAGCCCTTGAAGGATATTGCCCTGAGTCTCCAATAAATAATCGGCTTCAAGGGAGAAGTCTCTAAGAA includes:
- a CDS encoding VanZ family protein, producing the protein MNNLNKKLIIRIVFALLIIGIIFYSSSQPYSEQNLQPLISEKVQLPDAIVSLLSKVEFTYAGHIVSVETKGVPGFIEFFIRKGAHFSIYLVLSVFVASILHIWMKRKPLKLAALTILFVFLYACSDEWHQSFNGERTPLFQDVIIDTVGGICGVLLFLLWSRRRKQNT
- a CDS encoding M23 family metallopeptidase — protein: MKPALGSCIRGFELGVHEAIDIAAPGNVSVKASADGVISRSYYCQTYGETIFIVHHIGGEIYESIYTHMRPRSRKFSVGESIKQGTIIGYMGSTGHTEVQHLHFEIHKGRWNQEKKNAVNPLDYMDKSLPKPFERTFIMLPPDENEWPIYSIEQEASSGNEIGMLHPAEYGGLIYEVIANPEPDVYSIKTDEAGVVNVRGMDAMGVRVFKM
- a CDS encoding helix-turn-helix domain-containing protein — translated: MDFSVIGQRIRELRKSLKLSQEELAEGICTQAQISKIEKGDVFPYANTLYLISKKLGVDVNYFFEIGSTPRIDYVNEVIRQLRLARRSWNFEDIERIISLEEKNPLFTQNNRNLQMILWHKAIYQHAVYEDSEKAREILWDAINKTHTNDKIWSEREIELLITIGSIYADEGRQHESLETLLQALEHIKQVVFISDNTILPRLCYNLARVYAKDGNFEESIFYCKMGIKHCLEKDNLYPLGELHYHLCFNYEKIGRYQDALSTLDKAATIFELIEDYNYLPLLEDGRKNLLKLIDEEKQKETDHAL
- a CDS encoding TcaA second domain-containing protein: MRKLPLSKLQKGLITACALIICISIYLIERPLTKDDLIEQVETAFKQQDSSVLSKVLTSSNQKLQIDETNTKALMSYLQENPEYAQSILTVLQEQSRYYDEQDSVSANDATSAEKIEGFLTLKKEDHLILPDTYSIEIEPVYLTVCTNAEDAVIKINGEKVTETTKKSCEKKVGPLLPGEYTVEAATKGQGTKIKKTETVVLWNSDEEITIDLVSEDVGLQTNTDKK
- a CDS encoding DUF6944 family repetitive protein, which translates into the protein MEKENLLLEYIGSWLLALGANIDAAAATPTPLLTDEQLEEISLVGFELQALGFALLADSQNELNLESAGNGIASIGMLEIISSILLPFPEETDTNLEVSGNLLASLGAFMIFAEELDKDPRVPGQTLETIGILMQAIGSGVLAIALRLQANQEDKEESEQQQTAEDEEKSISITNLITWSNWLVAAGTIVALIGVGIRFSSETQ
- a CDS encoding DUF6944 family repetitive protein, with the translated sequence MLLNQYKEILGAWMQAAGNIISAIASTPTDRLSDSAQANLNTVGLALQAVGGGLETEGQGTPFSLEYIGNALATIGVLEDLTAAVIEFPDETDTTLNIQGNLLQALGSAIAAVDETQDSTTVGQLEGFIGNVIQTIGSVIQVIGIKVQSAGSQQDQDDNEQTNEDDNQDQADGQNSQQNQVGSYMKWNQQNGSNDQNQNDQSQKEGQNLIAVGSWIQAIGAVIAAIGQQKEEMHELQLGIDE
- a CDS encoding DUF6944 family repetitive protein, producing MGKGNHTKEIIGSWMQAIGNAIEAYGSTPSIPLDDETRDDLNQVGLTMQAVGSGLEADGQSTPYSFEYVGAVITSIGSVEELLPLLRDFSLEADYLLETQGNILQGLGSALQAYDEIINGTPSGAYEGIIGNSLQSIGCFISVLGIKIELTDQEDGQRINALGSWVQAFGAIIAAIGQQLEEEAEEEEAGSEPTQYGQGNAPFFLR